AATTACGAGCAGAGCTGTGATATACTAGATTTCCAGATTTATCTGCTTTTTTTGCTTTTAATATAGCTACGTCTGCTCTTAAAGGGAGCTCCAATAGATAATCTCGTCCCCCTACATTAATTTTTTGCTTTCCTTCTTCAACTAGAGTTCCTACACCAGTGGGAGTTAATATTCCTCCCAACCCAGAACCACCAGCACGTATTCTTTCTGCAAGAGTTCCTTGAGGAACCAACTCGACTTCTATTTCTCCCGCGATCATTTGACGTCCTGTTTCCGGATTCGTTCCTATATGTGAGGCAATAACCTTTTTCACCCTTTTATTCATTATTAAAGGACCGACACCCGATTCTATGAAAGCGGTATCATTTGCAATCAGCGTTAAATCCTTAACATTAGATTCCATGATTGCATCCACTAGCTTTTTAGAAGTACCGATTCCCATAAATCCACCAAACATTATTGTCATGCCATCTTTAAACATGGGTAGAAGTTCTTCTTTTGAAATGATTTTACTCATGGATGAGCACCTCCTAAATTATTTTTCTCTACACAATTAACAATGCAAAAATCATGCCAACTTTTTAAACAAATGCATTTTATCTCTTTGCTCATTTTTTCACAAATATTGGGAATCAACATTCATTAGAATAATATCCTTTTTATTATTTTTTGAAATTCCACTATTTGATTTCGTTATTGAGGAATAACAGGGCGTTGCCATTCCACTAAAGCGGAATAGTTCGGAATATCGGAAGGAATTTTCTGAATTTTTCCGATAAAACGGAAATATTTTGTATGCGCTTACCACTCGGAAAGAATTGTAAAACGTATGATGAAGCTCATGATTATCGTCCATTAGCAACTAACAAGTGTTCCTAGAGCGTTTATGGAAGGAATTCAGATATTTGTTAAAGAAGAGGAGTATATAGTCTCTAGCCAGAAGATTAAGAATCAATCCCGGTATTCAGTACCTATAAAAACTTTTTGTTATTAATCTGTTGTTTTTTTTCAGAATATTTACTATAATTGCATAATCTATATTTTTAATTGGGTAATATTTAGGGAGTGATGTGAAGATGAATCAAGAAGTATTGTTTATTCAGAGTGAGATATTAAAGGAAAAACCAAGTGTAGATAATTTGGGGTTTGGTAAGCATTTCAGTGATCACATGTTTGTTATGGATTATGAGGAAGGGAAAGGGTGGCATGATCCAAAAATAGTTCCATATGAACCACTTACTCTTGACCCCGCAGCCATGGTATTTCATTACGGCCAGGCGATTTTTGAGGGGTTAAAAGGCTATACTACTCCTGATGGTACGGTTCAGCTATTCCGTCCCGAAAAAAACATGAAACGATTTAACAAATCATGTGCAAGGATGTGTATTCCTCAAATAGAAGAGGATTTTTTATTAAAGGCTATTAAACAATTAATTCTAATAGATAAGGATTGGATTCCCAATGGAGAAGGAACATCCTTATATATCCGCCCTTATGTTTTTGCAACAGAACCTTTTCTTGGTGTACGTCCTTCTAAAAAATATAAATTATTAGTTATTCTTTCTCCTGTAGGAGCTTATTATGGTGATCAATTGAGCCCTGTTCGCATCTATGTGGAGGAACAGTATATACGTGCTGCCGCGGGTGGAGTAGGTGACGTAAAGACTTCCGGAAATTATGCGGCCAGTTTAAAAGCACAGGAAAAAGCAGAGCAATTAGGGTTTTCCCAAATTCTTTGGTTGGATGCTAAAGAAAACAAATATGTAGAAGAAGTTGGAAGTATGAATATCTTCTTCAAGATTAATGGGGAAGTCATTACTCCTAAATTGAGTGGTAGTATTTTAAATGGAGTCACTCGTGATTCCGTCATTCAATTATTAAACCATTGGGGAGTTCCTGTTAAAGAGGAGAAAATTTCGATGGAAGATGTATTTGCTGCTCATAAACGTGGTGAGCTAGAAGAGGTTTTTGGTGCAGGAACAGCAGTCGTTATTTCACCTGTAGGTGAGTTAACTTGGAAAGAGAAAACCATTACCCTCGGAGAACAAAAAATAGGGCCTCTTTCCCAACGTCTCTATGATACCATCACAGGTGTTCAACTAGGGAAGGAAGATGATTTATTTAATTGGACCATGGAAGTTGCCCATGTGAAAGTATAATAATTTAAGTTAAGGGAAACTTCAATCAACGACCGTCCCCCACTGATGGTTAGCACCAAGGGCATACCTAAAGCCCTTGAACCACTCGGACATTTACAGGCGGTTTACTCTCATCGGTTTCCTTAAGAGTTGAGGTGGGGGGGTATTACTGCCTTTTCATATGGGATAAAACTATCCGACAGAAAGCGACATCTCTAATTTTTTGTTGACACATTTTATATTCATTGTATAATAACAAAGACAAGTCGATACGGTTACCTTTAATTCAGCCCAGAGAGGCTGGCAAGGTGGAGCAGAACACGGTTCTGTATATCATGATGGATTCTGGAGAGTTCCTGTATTCGTCATGTTAAGCATCTTGCCCTAAGCAAGATGCTTTTTTTTATTCTACTAATGGTAACTCGACTCAAAACTTTTTAATAAAGGGAGAGATTGAGATGGCTCAAAGAGAAATTCAAGTACATGAAAAACTACCAATACTACAAAGCTTGCCTCTTAGCTTTCAGCACTTATTTGCAATGTTCGGATCTACGGTTTTAGTACCTTTAATTTTTGGTGTGGATCCTGCAACGATTCTATTAATGAACGGAATTGGAACGCTATTATACATTTTTATTACCAAAGGAAAAATCCCGGCTTATTTAGGATCTAGTTTTGCTTTTCTATCACCGGTTGGTGTTGTATTAGCAAACCACGCGGGTGGGGATGGTTATGGATATGCACTTGGAGGATTCTTCCTAGTAGGGGTTGTGCTAGTCCTAGTTTCTATAATTATTAGATTCGCAGGAACAAGTTGGATTGATATCATATTTCCGCCAGCTGCCATGGGAGCAATCGTTGCTGTAATTGGACTTGAATTAGTACCAGTTGCTGCACAAATGGCTGGATGGATTTCATCAGACCCAGGAGCAGAATGGACGATGGATCCAAAATCAGCAACAGTTGCTCTATTAACTTTACTTATTACTATTATTTGCTGGGTAACCCTTAGAGGTTTCCTAAAAATCATCCCTATTCTAATCGGGATTGTTGCAGGTTATATAATTGCTTTATTCTTCGGTATTGTTGACTTGAGTGGAGTAGAAGAAGCTAAATGGATTTCTCTTCCTACTTATTACAAAATGCAATTTGATCTATCAGCTATGCTAACCATATTACCAGCTGCATTAGTTCTTATTCCTGAGCATATTGGACATCTTTTTGTAACGGGGAACATTGTTAAAAAAGATCTAACAAAAGACCCTGGTCTTGATCGCTCCTTAGCAAGTAACGGTATATCTACTATTATTTCTAGTTTTGTTGGAGCAACTCCTAACACTACTTATGGAGAAAACATCGGTGTACTTGCGATTACTCGCGTCTATTCTACTTGGATTATCGGCGGAGCAGCAATCATTGCTATAATTCTATCGTTTATCGGAAAATTATCTGCTCTTATTGCTTCTGTTCCCGAGCCAGTCATGGGCGGAATATCAATTCTACTATTTGGTATTATCGCGGCAAGTGGTATTCGTATGTTAGTAGAGTCAAAGGTTGATTACAGCAATTCGAAAAATCTAATTCTCACTTGTATCGTACTCGTTATTGGTATAAGTGGAGTAGCTATCAACATCGGTGCAGTTGAATTAAAGGGAATGGGATTAGCAACGATCATCGCTATTCTCCTAAGTCTATTCTTTAAATTGCTTGAGATATTTAACATTACAAATGAAGATTAATATGTAAGGAAGGGTACCAGTTTCGACTGGTACCTTTTATTTTTGAATAGCCCTCCTACTAAGGCTTCTTTCTCTATTTTTTTACTAGCTCCTTTTTTCCTTGAACAAAAAATTAGCGCCGCACTCTCCTTCAGGCTCGTATCCTATTGCCTCCACTTTTTGTTTGTCCTTCCCTACAGGCATTATATCAATAATGGGCTTAGCTTTAAGACCTTTTACAGAGAAGCTTGTTAGTATCCTAGAACCCCGCTGTGGGAGTTGTCAGAGATGTACTTCCAATGTGAAAAACCCCCACTATTTCATCTCCAAATATTTCTTTAATTTTCATCAAATAAAAGAGGCTATTGATCAGAATACGCTGTTACTTCCACTTTTCTCCTTATTTCCTTCTCGTAAATACATTCAAACGACACATTTTGACATAATTCGTGTCTTACATATAATCATTTTGTCAACAATAGTTAGTAAATCATTTTCATAAGGGATGGAGCAAATGTTATATATGAGCTACCTTTTTAAACAGTTTCATCAACTGCAGACGGAACATTACCATTATTGGTTGGAGCATACATTATGGAGCCTTCATTTTTGGATATTACTATTTTTAGCCACTGTGCCTTGGATATTCTGGTATAAATATAAAAAGGAAAAAAGGGAAGTACGACTTCTTTTAGCCGGTGGATTTGCATTAGTTACTTCTGCTTACCTTGATTTTTTAGGAATTGTTCTAGGGTTATGGGAGTATAAAGCTATGCTTATCCCAACAATCCCAGCCTTTATGCCTTGGGATATTACATTAATCCCTGTTACAATAATGGTTTGGATTCAAGCTTTTCCAAAATGGTCTTCTCTTAAAAAAGGGATGGTTTATGCTGCAATCGTCTCATTTGTTGGAGAGCCAGTTTTTATTTGGATTGACTTGTATAATCAAAAGATGTGGAATTCCTTTTATTCTTTCCCTTTTTATGTAATTATATATATGATTAGTCACAAAATAAGTGGTGCAAATCGTTGGAAACATTTATAGGAAAACAAAATAATTCTAATAGAAGGTGATCCGAGTGAGAGATTTGAATTCTATTGATGCAATTAAAGAGCATATGAAGAGTAATTTTTTGAGTTTTATCTATATACAGACTGATAGCTGAGGAGTTTGCCATGCATTACTTCCTCAGGTTGAGGAGGTTCTCAAAGATTATCCAGACATCCAAATTGGTCTTATTGATGCTAGTGTTGTACCTGAAATTGCTGAATATTTTCAAGTATTTACAGTACCTGCCCTTCTCCTTTTTGTTGAAGGGAAAGAAGTGTTAAGAGAAGCTAGATTTGTTCCCATAGATTCCTTTCATTACAAAATTGCACGGATTTATGATGCTTTACACATTTGAGAGGACTGGCCTCATACTTAAAAAAAATCGGCCAAGTAAGGCTTTTTCTTCCCAACTAAATAATCAAGCTGATGAACGGCATCTTTTTCCCCTTTAATCAATCCTATTTCCGCTAATTGAATGGGAGACATATATCCAAAAAAGGCCGTGGTTAAAGTATTAATAGAAAGCTTCAAGGCGTTCTCTTTGTCGTGTCCTATGGAATATCCCCCTGAGGTGATTTGGATAGATTGATTATTCCAAGGGGCAAATTCATCTATTATTTTGAGTGTAATTGGACTCCTAACTTTACTATAGTAAGGAGATAGTTGATCAAAAAACAGGGCCACATCTACAATCCTTCCCATAAAATACGGTTTTACTTCTGATTTAATTCTTGGGTCTTGCAGCAAATAGAATAGTGGCTCCCGTTCATCAGTTGTTATCTCGACCTCATCAACCATAGAATCATGCTGACAGATAAAATTCCATAGCCCTACTCGAGCTTCATGATCTAATGGCATAAACTCATCAATGGTCATTTTGTTTTTCTTTACACTATAAAGCATATAACCTTTAGGTTGATTTGATTTATTATAATAAACTGCCACTGTTAGATCATAATAAATAGCATCTTGCCACCAATTTTTTGTTCTTACTAACATGCCCACAAATTTTTTCGAAAACTCATTATAAACAACTTCCACATCAAGATTGTGACTGTCTTTTGAATATCTTTTTACCTTTCCGGGAACATGTTCTAGTCTAGATAAGTCCCCTTTAGATAAAGTAGAAATTTTTCGGTTTGACGTAATCTCCCACCCATACTTTCGATAAAACCCGATATGGAAGGGATGAAGCATAGAAATGCTATATCCTTTATCTCTCATCTCTTTCAATACATTGGTCATTAAATGCTTTACATAGCCAGACCTTCTATACTCAGGGTATGTGGCCACCCCAGCTATCCCACCCATTTTAAGGATAGTATCTTCGAAATAGACCTCAAATGGTATTAGATGTAGCTTAGCTGCAAGTTGGGCCTCGTCATAGATTCCATAGATATCGTGACTCTTTGCCTTTGTTAATCTTTTCTCCATTTCATTTTCAGGAACTTTATATTGAAAGGCATATTCTGAAAGATGTATAGATTCCTTTAGCTGTTTTTCTGATGTTAGCATAGTAATTTCCATGATTTTCCCCCGTTCTTTCTCACTATATTTAAATTTAGTATGATCGGAATCTATTGTCAATTTTCTAGATAATAGGGTTCTTAAGACAAGTCTACTACTGATTCAACAAAACTAGTCATATTTTGGGACAAGCTTTGACAAGTTTTCATCGTACATTCATTTATAATGGTGAAAAAGCTAAGAAGTTGGGTGAAACAATATGGATACATATGTGGGGATTTATCAAATAAATAATGCAATAGATCAAGTCTTGCCTGAAAACGTCAAACAAAATGAAACAAATGTATAAAAAAATGAAATCTTCATATACTTAAAGCACCACAAACCATCGGTTTAACATGTGGTACTCCGTATTTGACCTCACTCTTATCAAGGAGTGGGCTTTCTCGTTTGGAAAATCTGTAATTCTTTGTCCAACATAAATAATATTTGGGTTGATTTGAGGATTTGCCTGAATAATAGATTGAAGATAATCTTCTGCAATAGAAGAGAGCGTTTCACCCGCTTTTACTGTATGAATCATTTGTGCCCTCTCCTTTCCTAATAATCATAGGAATACAATGCTTGAACAGCTGCCGAAATAGTCACCTTCCCCTCTTGAATAGGGGTTGTTTCTTTAACAGCCATAGATTGATAAAAAGGCCTCACAAGATCTGGTTCTTTTTCTTCTATCCATATTGGGGTAGTTTGAAGTGTAACTCTATAAGAGGAAGCTATAGCCTGGGCTTTATCTGTAGCATCGATGGTGGCTTGTTGTAAGGCTTCTCGATAATATTTAGAAGGCTCTGAAACTTCGAAACGAATATCATTGACTCTATTTGCCCCACTCTTCGTTGCTGCATCAATTATTTCCCCTGCTCTGGTTGTTTCTTTTATCTTAATTTCAACAAGATGGGTGAATCTATAACCCTTAAACTCTCTTTTCCCCTCTAAAAACTCATAGATAGGTTCCATATTATATAGGATGGTTTCAATATGTTCTTCTGTGATACCCATGCTTTTTAAAGATTCCAACATCCTATTCATTCTCATCGAATTCTGTTGTTGCGCCTCTTCCACATTCCTATTTGTTGTTTCGACTCCAAGTGTTATGATTACAAGATCTGGCGGTATTGAAAGTGCACCCTTTCCTATAACTTTTATAGTTTGATCCTGTTGATTCCTATTTGGACGTGGATAGGACCTTTGGTTACTAGGGTAGCTTTGA
This DNA window, taken from Bacillaceae bacterium S4-13-56, encodes the following:
- a CDS encoding GNAT family N-acetyltransferase, whose product is MEITMLTSEKQLKESIHLSEYAFQYKVPENEMEKRLTKAKSHDIYGIYDEAQLAAKLHLIPFEVYFEDTILKMGGIAGVATYPEYRRSGYVKHLMTNVLKEMRDKGYSISMLHPFHIGFYRKYGWEITSNRKISTLSKGDLSRLEHVPGKVKRYSKDSHNLDVEVVYNEFSKKFVGMLVRTKNWWQDAIYYDLTVAVYYNKSNQPKGYMLYSVKKNKMTIDEFMPLDHEARVGLWNFICQHDSMVDEVEITTDEREPLFYLLQDPRIKSEVKPYFMGRIVDVALFFDQLSPYYSKVRSPITLKIIDEFAPWNNQSIQITSGGYSIGHDKENALKLSINTLTTAFFGYMSPIQLAEIGLIKGEKDAVHQLDYLVGKKKPYLADFF
- the atoD gene encoding acetate CoA-transferase subunit alpha, with product MSKIISKEELLPMFKDGMTIMFGGFMGIGTSKKLVDAIMESNVKDLTLIANDTAFIESGVGPLIMNKRVKKVIASHIGTNPETGRQMIAGEIEVELVPQGTLAERIRAGGSGLGGILTPTGVGTLVEEGKQKINVGGRDYLLELPLRADVAILKAKKADKSGNLVYHSSARNLNPVMALAADTVIAEVEEIYEIGDICPNEVVTTGILVDKILA
- the uraA gene encoding uracil permease, whose translation is MAQREIQVHEKLPILQSLPLSFQHLFAMFGSTVLVPLIFGVDPATILLMNGIGTLLYIFITKGKIPAYLGSSFAFLSPVGVVLANHAGGDGYGYALGGFFLVGVVLVLVSIIIRFAGTSWIDIIFPPAAMGAIVAVIGLELVPVAAQMAGWISSDPGAEWTMDPKSATVALLTLLITIICWVTLRGFLKIIPILIGIVAGYIIALFFGIVDLSGVEEAKWISLPTYYKMQFDLSAMLTILPAALVLIPEHIGHLFVTGNIVKKDLTKDPGLDRSLASNGISTIISSFVGATPNTTYGENIGVLAITRVYSTWIIGGAAIIAIILSFIGKLSALIASVPEPVMGGISILLFGIIAASGIRMLVESKVDYSNSKNLILTCIVLVIGISGVAINIGAVELKGMGLATIIAILLSLFFKLLEIFNITNED
- a CDS encoding SIMPL domain-containing protein (The SIMPL domain is named for its presence in mouse protein SIMPL (signalling molecule that associates with mouse pelle-like kinase). Bacterial member BP26, from Brucella, was shown to assemble into a channel-like structure, while YggE from E. coli has been associated with resistance to oxidative stress.), translating into MYPYQNYYQSYPSNQRSYPRPNRNQQDQTIKVIGKGALSIPPDLVIITLGVETTNRNVEEAQQQNSMRMNRMLESLKSMGITEEHIETILYNMEPIYEFLEGKREFKGYRFTHLVEIKIKETTRAGEIIDAATKSGANRVNDIRFEVSEPSKYYREALQQATIDATDKAQAIASSYRVTLQTTPIWIEEKEPDLVRPFYQSMAVKETTPIQEGKVTISAAVQALYSYDY
- a CDS encoding CBO0543 family protein, yielding MSYLFKQFHQLQTEHYHYWLEHTLWSLHFWILLFLATVPWIFWYKYKKEKREVRLLLAGGFALVTSAYLDFLGIVLGLWEYKAMLIPTIPAFMPWDITLIPVTIMVWIQAFPKWSSLKKGMVYAAIVSFVGEPVFIWIDLYNQKMWNSFYSFPFYVIIYMISHKISGANRWKHL
- a CDS encoding branched-chain amino acid aminotransferase; protein product: MNQEVLFIQSEILKEKPSVDNLGFGKHFSDHMFVMDYEEGKGWHDPKIVPYEPLTLDPAAMVFHYGQAIFEGLKGYTTPDGTVQLFRPEKNMKRFNKSCARMCIPQIEEDFLLKAIKQLILIDKDWIPNGEGTSLYIRPYVFATEPFLGVRPSKKYKLLVILSPVGAYYGDQLSPVRIYVEEQYIRAAAGGVGDVKTSGNYAASLKAQEKAEQLGFSQILWLDAKENKYVEEVGSMNIFFKINGEVITPKLSGSILNGVTRDSVIQLLNHWGVPVKEEKISMEDVFAAHKRGELEEVFGAGTAVVISPVGELTWKEKTITLGEQKIGPLSQRLYDTITGVQLGKEDDLFNWTMEVAHVKV